A region of Lichenibacterium dinghuense DNA encodes the following proteins:
- a CDS encoding acyl-CoA dehydrogenase — protein sequence MNAHDRVLPKAAAFQWDDPLLLDDQLSAEERMIRDTARDYAHEKLAPRILAAYRDEAVEPEIFAEMGALGLLGVTLPEDYGCAGASYVSYGLVAREVERVDSGYRSMMSVQSSLVMYPIHAYGSEAQRAKYLPGLASGTLIGCFGLTEPDAGSDPAGMLTRARKVEGGYVISGAKTWISNAPIADVFVVWAKSDAHDGAIRGFVLEKGMKGLSAPRIAGKLSLRASVTGQIVMEDVAVGEEALLPGVSGLKGPFGCLNRARYGISWGVMGAAEDCMHRARGYTLDRHQFKRPLAATQLIQKKLADMQTGIALGLQASLRVGRLMDEGRTAPEMISLVKRNNCGVALDIARTSRDMHGGNGITAEYGVMRHSQNLETVNTYEGTHDVHALILGRAITGLQAFG from the coding sequence ATGAACGCCCACGACCGAGTCCTGCCCAAGGCCGCGGCCTTCCAGTGGGACGACCCGCTGCTCCTCGACGATCAGCTCTCGGCCGAGGAGCGCATGATCCGCGACACGGCGCGGGACTACGCGCACGAGAAGCTCGCCCCGCGCATCCTCGCCGCCTACCGTGACGAGGCGGTCGAGCCCGAGATCTTCGCCGAGATGGGCGCGCTCGGCCTCCTCGGCGTGACGCTGCCGGAGGACTACGGCTGCGCCGGCGCGTCCTACGTGTCCTACGGCCTCGTGGCGCGCGAGGTCGAGCGCGTCGATTCGGGCTACCGCTCGATGATGAGCGTGCAGTCCTCGCTGGTCATGTACCCGATCCACGCCTACGGCAGCGAGGCGCAGCGCGCGAAGTATCTGCCGGGACTCGCCTCCGGCACCCTGATCGGCTGCTTCGGCCTGACCGAGCCCGACGCCGGCTCCGACCCCGCCGGCATGCTGACGCGGGCCCGCAAGGTCGAGGGCGGCTACGTCATCTCCGGCGCCAAGACCTGGATCTCCAACGCGCCGATCGCCGACGTCTTCGTGGTCTGGGCCAAGTCGGACGCGCATGACGGCGCCATCCGCGGCTTCGTGCTCGAGAAGGGTATGAAGGGCCTCTCCGCCCCGCGCATCGCCGGCAAGCTCAGCCTGCGCGCCTCCGTCACGGGGCAGATCGTGATGGAGGACGTCGCGGTCGGCGAGGAGGCGCTGCTGCCCGGCGTGTCGGGGCTGAAGGGGCCGTTCGGCTGCCTCAACCGGGCGCGCTACGGCATCTCCTGGGGCGTGATGGGCGCCGCGGAGGACTGCATGCATCGGGCGCGCGGCTACACGCTGGACCGGCACCAGTTCAAGCGGCCCCTGGCGGCCACGCAGCTCATCCAGAAGAAGCTCGCCGACATGCAGACCGGCATCGCGCTCGGCCTCCAGGCGTCGTTGCGCGTCGGGCGGCTGATGGACGAGGGGCGGACGGCGCCCGAGATGATCTCGCTGGTGAAGCGCAACAACTGCGGCGTGGCGCTCGACATCGCCCGCACGTCGCGCGACATGCACGGCGGCAACGGCATCACGGCCGAGTACGGCGTCATGCGCCACAGCCAGAACCTGGAAACGGTGAACACCTACGAGGGCACCCACGACGTCCACGCGCTCATCCTCGGGCGTGCCATCACGGGGCTGCAGGCCTTCGGCTGA
- the pheS gene encoding phenylalanine--tRNA ligase subunit alpha, translated as MVDEAELEASILAEVGAAGTEAALEAVRVAALGKKGSVSALMATLGRMSPDERKARGAALNLLKDRVSDALAARRGTLAAEALAARLASETLDVSLPVREAPVLAGRLHPISQVTDEITAIFADMGFAIAEGPDVETDFYNFTALNFPVGHPAREMHDTFFFAPKPDGERRLLRTHTSPVQVRTMLAQKPPIRVVCPGRTYRCDSDQTHTPMFHQVEGLVIDKRANLANLKWVLEEFCRAFFEVDSVKMRFRPSFFPFTEPSMEVDIQCARRGDEIRFGEGEDWLEILGCGMVHANVLRACNIDPDEYQGFAWGMGIDRIAMLKYGMPDLRPFFDADVRWLEHYGFRPLDIPTLAGGLTG; from the coding sequence ATGGTCGACGAGGCCGAACTCGAAGCGTCCATCCTGGCCGAGGTCGGGGCGGCCGGCACCGAGGCGGCGCTCGAAGCCGTCCGCGTGGCGGCGCTCGGCAAGAAGGGCTCCGTGTCGGCCCTGATGGCGACGCTCGGGCGCATGTCGCCGGACGAGCGCAAGGCGCGCGGCGCCGCGCTGAACCTGCTCAAGGACCGCGTGTCGGACGCCCTCGCGGCGCGGCGAGGGACGCTCGCCGCCGAGGCCCTGGCGGCCCGCCTCGCCTCCGAAACGCTGGACGTGTCGTTGCCCGTGCGCGAGGCGCCCGTGCTCGCCGGCCGCCTGCATCCGATCAGCCAGGTCACGGACGAGATCACCGCGATCTTCGCCGACATGGGCTTCGCGATCGCGGAAGGCCCGGACGTCGAGACCGACTTCTACAACTTCACCGCGCTGAACTTCCCCGTCGGCCATCCGGCGCGGGAGATGCACGACACGTTCTTCTTCGCGCCGAAGCCCGACGGCGAGCGCCGCCTGCTGCGCACCCACACCTCGCCCGTGCAGGTCCGCACCATGCTGGCCCAGAAGCCGCCGATCCGCGTGGTCTGCCCCGGCCGCACCTACCGCTGCGACTCGGACCAGACCCACACGCCGATGTTCCACCAGGTGGAGGGGCTCGTCATCGACAAGCGCGCCAACCTCGCCAACCTGAAATGGGTGCTGGAGGAGTTCTGCCGCGCCTTCTTCGAGGTGGACAGCGTGAAGATGCGTTTCCGCCCCTCCTTCTTCCCCTTCACCGAGCCGTCGATGGAGGTGGACATCCAATGCGCGCGCCGCGGCGACGAGATCCGCTTCGGCGAGGGCGAGGACTGGCTGGAGATCCTGGGCTGCGGCATGGTGCACGCCAACGTCCTGCGCGCCTGCAATATCGACCCCGACGAGTACCAGGGCTTCGCCTGGGGGATGGGCATCGACCGCATCGCGATGCTGAAATACGGCATGCCGGACCTGCGGCCCTTCTTCGACGCGGACGTGCGCTGGCTGGAGCACTACGGCTTCCGCCCGCTCGACATCCCGACGCTGGCGGGCGGCTTGACGGGGTAG
- the rpsT gene encoding 30S ribosomal protein S20: protein MANTSSAKKAVRKLARRTAVNRMRRSAMRTQLRKAEEAIASGDAAAAREVLAATESVVMRSAQKGVIHANTASRKVSRLAARVKALSAQPAAQAN from the coding sequence ATGGCGAATACCTCCTCGGCCAAGAAGGCCGTCCGCAAGCTCGCACGCCGCACCGCGGTCAACCGCATGCGCCGGAGCGCGATGCGCACGCAGCTTCGCAAGGCCGAAGAGGCGATCGCCAGCGGCGACGCCGCCGCGGCCCGCGAAGTGCTGGCCGCCACGGAGTCGGTGGTGATGCGCTCGGCCCAGAAGGGCGTGATCCACGCCAACACGGCGTCCCGCAAGGTGTCCCGCCTCGCCGCCCGCGTGAAGGCCCTGTCGGCCCAGCCGGCCGCTCAGGCCAACTGA
- the rpmI gene encoding 50S ribosomal protein L35 yields MPKLKTKSGAKKRFKVTGTGKVLYAQAGKRHGMIKRTNKQIRNLRGTNVLFKTDGDNIKRYFLPHA; encoded by the coding sequence ATGCCCAAGTTGAAGACCAAGTCGGGCGCCAAGAAGCGCTTCAAAGTCACCGGCACCGGCAAGGTGCTCTACGCCCAGGCCGGCAAGCGGCACGGGATGATCAAGAGGACCAACAAGCAGATCCGCAACCTGCGCGGCACCAACGTGCTGTTCAAGACGGACGGCGACAACATCAAGCGGTACTTCCTGCCGCACGCCTGA
- the grpE gene encoding nucleotide exchange factor GrpE produces MMTDPADTSNVEATAPEADDVLRDGAPASDASAQGVAPSESNGAVEALQAEVASLKDRVLRTMAEMENLRRRTEREVADAKSYGVTSFAREMVSAVDNLQRAVASLPAEAKAEASPALQSFVQGIELTERDLLSRMARFKVQPIETVGTRFDPNRHEALFEMPDESVPTGTVVQQVETGYVIGERVLRPAKVGVSRGGPKPEAAQQG; encoded by the coding sequence ATGATGACCGACCCCGCCGACACCTCAAACGTCGAGGCGACGGCACCCGAGGCCGACGACGTGCTGCGCGACGGAGCCCCGGCCTCGGACGCATCCGCCCAGGGCGTGGCCCCGTCGGAGTCGAACGGCGCCGTGGAGGCGCTGCAGGCCGAGGTCGCGTCGCTGAAGGACCGCGTGCTCCGCACCATGGCCGAGATGGAGAACCTGCGGCGGCGCACTGAGCGCGAGGTGGCGGACGCCAAGAGCTACGGCGTGACCTCCTTCGCGCGCGAGATGGTGTCCGCCGTCGACAACCTGCAGCGCGCCGTGGCGAGCCTGCCCGCGGAGGCCAAGGCCGAGGCCTCGCCCGCGCTCCAGTCCTTCGTCCAGGGGATCGAGCTGACCGAGCGCGACCTGCTGTCCCGCATGGCGCGCTTCAAGGTGCAGCCGATCGAGACGGTCGGCACCCGCTTCGACCCCAACCGCCACGAGGCCCTGTTCGAGATGCCGGACGAGTCGGTGCCGACCGGAACGGTCGTGCAGCAGGTCGAGACCGGCTACGTCATCGGCGAGCGCGTGCTGCGCCCGGCCAAGGTCGGCGTGTCGCGCGGCGGCCCGAAGCCGGAAGCGGCGCAGCAGGGCTGA
- a CDS encoding IlvD/Edd family dehydratase: MGGSVNGVSGNGAAGPRKLRSQLWFDNPENPGMTALYIERYLNFGLTPGELRSGKPIIGIAQTGNDLSPCNRHHLELAKRVRDGIIAMGGVPMEFPVHPIQETGKRPTAALDRNLAYLGLVETLYGYPLDGVVLTTGCDKTTPACIMAAATVNIPAIVLCGGPMLNGWHNGERTGSGTIVWKSREEMAAGHIDYEEFMEIVTSSAPSVGHCNTMGTASTMNALAEALGMTLPGCAAIPAPYRERGQIAYETGRRIVDMVWEDLKPSDIITREAIENAIVVNSAIGGSTNATIHINAIARHAGVPLDIFDWETLGHKVPLLVNMQPAGKYLGEEFHRAGGVPAVVAQLMEKGLVREGALTANGKSFGDNNRGRKTLDADVIFPIAAPLREDAGFIVLRGNLFDNAVMKTSVISKEFEERYLSNASDPGAFEGRAIVFEGPEDYHHRIDDPALEIDEHCLLFIRGTGPIGYPGGAEVVNMQPPAALIKRGILSLPCIGDGRQSGTSASPSILNASPEAAAGGGLALLQTGDRVRIDLNRRTADMLLSAEELNVRRAALQGQGGYQFAKNQTPWQEIQRSMVDQFDEGMVLKPAVKYQRVAQTMGVPRDNH; the protein is encoded by the coding sequence ATGGGTGGATCGGTGAACGGCGTGTCGGGGAACGGCGCCGCGGGGCCGCGCAAGCTGCGTTCGCAGCTGTGGTTCGACAATCCCGAGAACCCGGGCATGACGGCGCTCTACATCGAGCGCTACCTGAACTTCGGCCTGACCCCCGGCGAACTCCGCTCCGGCAAGCCCATCATCGGCATCGCCCAGACCGGCAACGACCTCAGCCCCTGCAACCGTCACCACCTCGAGCTCGCCAAGCGCGTGCGCGACGGCATCATCGCCATGGGCGGCGTGCCGATGGAGTTCCCGGTCCACCCGATCCAGGAGACCGGCAAGCGCCCGACGGCCGCCCTCGACCGCAACCTCGCCTACCTCGGCCTCGTCGAGACACTCTACGGCTACCCGCTCGACGGCGTGGTGCTGACCACCGGCTGCGACAAGACCACCCCGGCCTGCATCATGGCGGCCGCCACCGTGAACATCCCCGCCATCGTGCTCTGCGGCGGGCCGATGCTGAACGGCTGGCACAACGGCGAGCGCACGGGGTCCGGCACCATCGTGTGGAAGAGCCGCGAGGAGATGGCGGCGGGCCACATCGACTACGAGGAGTTCATGGAGATCGTGACCTCCTCGGCGCCCTCGGTCGGCCACTGCAACACCATGGGGACGGCCTCGACCATGAACGCGCTGGCGGAAGCGCTCGGCATGACGCTGCCGGGCTGCGCCGCCATCCCGGCGCCCTACCGCGAGCGCGGGCAGATCGCCTACGAGACCGGCCGGCGCATCGTCGACATGGTGTGGGAGGACCTCAAGCCCTCCGACATCATCACCCGCGAGGCCATCGAGAACGCCATCGTGGTCAACTCGGCCATCGGCGGCTCGACCAACGCGACGATCCACATCAACGCCATCGCGCGCCACGCCGGCGTGCCGCTCGACATCTTCGACTGGGAGACGCTCGGCCACAAGGTGCCGCTGCTGGTCAACATGCAGCCGGCCGGCAAGTACCTCGGCGAGGAGTTCCACCGCGCCGGCGGCGTGCCGGCCGTGGTGGCGCAACTCATGGAGAAGGGCCTCGTCCGCGAGGGCGCGCTCACGGCCAACGGCAAGAGCTTCGGCGACAACAACCGCGGCCGCAAGACGCTCGACGCGGACGTGATCTTCCCGATCGCGGCGCCGCTGCGCGAGGATGCGGGCTTCATCGTGCTGCGCGGCAACCTGTTCGACAACGCGGTGATGAAGACCAGCGTGATCTCGAAGGAGTTCGAGGAGCGCTACCTGTCCAACGCGAGCGACCCCGGCGCCTTCGAGGGCCGCGCCATCGTGTTCGAGGGGCCGGAGGACTACCACCACCGCATCGACGACCCGGCGCTGGAGATCGACGAGCACTGCCTGCTGTTCATCCGGGGCACCGGGCCGATCGGCTACCCCGGCGGCGCCGAGGTGGTGAACATGCAGCCGCCTGCGGCCCTCATCAAGCGCGGGATCCTGTCGCTGCCCTGCATCGGCGACGGGCGGCAGTCCGGCACCTCGGCCTCGCCCTCGATCCTCAACGCCTCGCCCGAGGCCGCGGCGGGCGGCGGGCTCGCCCTGCTGCAGACCGGCGACCGCGTGCGCATCGACCTCAACCGGCGCACGGCCGACATGCTGCTCTCGGCCGAGGAACTGAACGTGCGCCGCGCCGCGCTGCAGGGGCAAGGCGGCTACCAGTTTGCCAAGAACCAGACGCCCTGGCAGGAGATCCAGCGCTCCATGGTGGACCAGTTCGACGAGGGCATGGTGCTCAAGCCGGCGGTGAAGTACCAGCGCGTCGCCCAGACCATGGGCGTGCCCCGCGACAACCACTGA
- the rplT gene encoding 50S ribosomal protein L20 has protein sequence MARVKRGVTSHAKHKKTLDAAKGFYGRRKNTIRTAKAAVDRSMQYATRDRKVKKRTIRALWIQRLNAAVRELGLTYSRFIDGLNKAGIELDRKVLSELAISEPEAFKAIVEKAKAAAPAPAAV, from the coding sequence ATGGCCCGCGTTAAGAGGGGCGTCACGTCCCACGCCAAGCACAAGAAGACGCTCGACGCCGCGAAGGGCTTCTACGGCCGTCGCAAGAACACGATCCGCACCGCCAAGGCGGCCGTCGATCGCTCGATGCAGTATGCCACGCGCGACCGCAAGGTGAAGAAGCGCACGATCCGCGCCCTGTGGATCCAGCGCCTCAACGCCGCCGTGCGCGAGCTCGGCCTCACCTACAGCCGCTTCATCGACGGCCTGAACAAGGCCGGCATCGAGCTCGACCGCAAGGTCTTGTCGGAGCTCGCCATCTCCGAGCCGGAGGCCTTCAAGGCCATCGTGGAGAAGGCCAAGGCGGCCGCCCCGGCGCCCGCCGCGGTCTGA
- a CDS encoding L-lactate permease yields the protein MFHQLLTPVGDNLLLSFLVAAVPIAVVLVMLGILRRPAWQASATGLLVALILATLVWQLPLSVGLDATFNGMVFAVWPVMWIVVNALLLYNIAVVSGRFDAFRDWVIEHLPNDRRIVLVVIGFCFGALLEGISGFGTPIAITSALLILVGFEPIEALTFTLIFNTAPVAFGALGAPVTVLGQVTGLSDVTLGAMIGRQLPFFGVLLPFYVMFVYSGMRSIRALWPVLLVAGLSFAFSQFLSSNLIDYKLTDVLASLGSLVVTIGFLQVWKPRFDPEFAMVRPAAMGAVGSRGAVTSWQGWLPWVIVAATVIIWTSFGIQNIGAQKFEWPGLHNQVFITLYNKPYAAVYTFQPLAGGTAILVATIITALVLRVPAGAFFDCIGRTLRQTRIAILTVALIVGLAYLMNYSGMNYTLGKAVASLGVVFPLVSAFLGWVAVFLSGSDTSGNALFGNLQAVAANQLGLNPVLIAATNSSGGVMGKMISPQNIATGVSVTDLKGQEGVVFARTFWHSIILTVLLGVLVVIQQYVTPWMIPH from the coding sequence TTGTTTCATCAGCTGCTGACGCCCGTCGGCGACAACCTTCTTCTGTCCTTCCTGGTCGCCGCCGTGCCGATCGCGGTCGTCCTGGTGATGCTCGGCATCCTGCGCCGTCCCGCCTGGCAGGCCTCCGCCACCGGCCTGCTCGTCGCGCTGATCCTGGCGACGCTGGTCTGGCAGCTCCCCCTCAGCGTGGGCCTCGACGCCACCTTCAACGGCATGGTCTTCGCCGTGTGGCCCGTCATGTGGATCGTGGTCAACGCGCTGCTGCTCTACAACATCGCCGTCGTGTCGGGGCGCTTCGACGCCTTCCGCGACTGGGTGATCGAGCACCTTCCCAACGACCGGCGCATCGTGCTGGTCGTCATCGGATTCTGCTTCGGCGCGCTGCTCGAAGGCATCTCGGGCTTCGGCACGCCCATCGCCATCACCAGCGCGCTGCTGATCCTGGTCGGGTTCGAGCCCATCGAGGCGCTGACCTTCACGCTGATCTTCAACACGGCGCCGGTGGCCTTCGGCGCGCTCGGCGCGCCCGTCACCGTGCTGGGCCAGGTGACCGGCCTCAGCGACGTGACGCTCGGCGCCATGATCGGCCGCCAGCTGCCCTTCTTCGGCGTGCTGCTGCCCTTCTACGTCATGTTCGTCTACAGCGGCATGCGCTCGATCCGGGCGCTGTGGCCCGTGCTGCTGGTGGCCGGCCTTTCCTTCGCCTTCTCGCAGTTCCTGTCGTCCAACCTCATCGACTACAAGCTGACGGACGTGCTGGCCTCGCTCGGGTCGCTGGTGGTCACGATCGGCTTCCTGCAGGTTTGGAAGCCGCGCTTCGACCCGGAGTTCGCCATGGTGCGCCCGGCCGCCATGGGCGCGGTCGGCTCCCGCGGGGCCGTGACGTCGTGGCAGGGCTGGCTGCCCTGGGTCATCGTCGCCGCCACGGTGATCATCTGGACCTCGTTCGGCATCCAGAACATCGGTGCGCAGAAGTTCGAGTGGCCCGGCCTGCACAACCAGGTCTTCATCACGCTCTACAACAAGCCCTACGCGGCCGTTTACACCTTCCAACCGCTGGCCGGCGGCACCGCCATCCTGGTGGCCACGATCATCACCGCCCTGGTGCTGCGCGTGCCCGCGGGCGCCTTCTTCGACTGCATCGGCCGCACGCTGCGCCAGACGCGCATCGCAATCCTCACGGTGGCGCTGATCGTCGGCCTCGCCTACCTGATGAACTATTCGGGCATGAACTACACGCTCGGCAAGGCGGTGGCGTCGCTCGGCGTCGTGTTCCCGCTGGTGTCGGCCTTCCTCGGCTGGGTCGCGGTGTTCCTGTCGGGGTCGGACACCTCGGGCAACGCCCTGTTCGGCAACCTGCAGGCGGTGGCGGCCAACCAGCTCGGCCTTAACCCCGTGCTGATCGCCGCCACGAACTCCTCGGGCGGCGTGATGGGCAAGATGATCTCGCCGCAGAACATCGCCACCGGCGTGTCGGTCACGGACCTCAAGGGCCAGGAAGGCGTCGTCTTCGCCCGCACCTTCTGGCACTCGATCATCCTCACCGTGCTGCTCGGCGTGCTGGTCGTGATCCAGCAATACGTCACGCCCTGGATGATCCCGCACTGA
- the pheT gene encoding phenylalanine--tRNA ligase subunit beta has translation MKFTLSWLKDHLDTEATLADIADALTRVGLEVEGIEDPAERLRGFTVARVIEATQHPNADRLRVCSVDTGAGAPVQVVCGAPNARAGLLTVFSAPGTYIPGKDLTIASGVIRGVASDGMLCSAAELGLSEEHDGITELPGDAPVGRAYGAYAGMDDPVIDVALTPNRPDAAGVRGIARDLAALGLGRLRDEAAPAVEGRFAQPVALELDLAAGDEHLCPAFALRLVRGVRNGPSPDWMRRRLAAIGLRPINALVDITNYMTFDRGRPLHVFDAAKVHGAITVRRAREGESLQALNGRSYALDPSAVVIADDRGVESIAGIMGGEASGCGEDTTDVLIESALWDTTNVAQTGRRLSLSSDARYRFERGVDPAYTVPGLDLATRLVLDICGGEPSDVTLAGAVPKPDHRIDFPLSEVHRLTGLDLEPSEMQRILEKLGFDLVGHPDNADRIVVRVPSWRPDVHGKADLVEEIVRIAGLDRVESQPLPREPGVPRPVLTLLQRRTRLAKRVLAGEGLLEAVTWSFVSDEQAKLFGGGKPELRLANPIAADLSAMRPSLLPGLIAGAGRNAARGAGDVALFEVGQVFLGDGEVDQRVVAAGLRRGTAKAAGAGRHWTGAAGAVGVFDAKADALALIAALGVNPAAVQAVPGGPDWLHPGRSLTFRMGPKNTVGFCGEVHPEVLRALDVAGPLAVFEITLDALPAPKARPTKARPKLLLSDLQPVERDFAFLVDREVAAADLAGAAQGADRALVSGVSVFDVYEGKGVPEGQKSVAIAVTLQPKDRTLAEADLDAVSKRVVEAVAKKTGGTLRG, from the coding sequence ATGAAATTCACCCTCTCCTGGCTCAAGGACCACCTCGACACCGAGGCCACGCTCGCCGACATCGCCGACGCCCTGACCCGCGTCGGGCTCGAGGTCGAGGGCATCGAGGACCCGGCCGAGCGTCTGCGCGGCTTCACGGTCGCCCGCGTCATCGAGGCGACGCAGCATCCCAACGCCGACCGGCTGCGCGTCTGCTCCGTCGACACCGGCGCGGGCGCGCCCGTGCAGGTCGTGTGCGGGGCGCCCAACGCGCGGGCGGGGCTGCTCACGGTCTTCTCGGCGCCGGGCACCTACATCCCTGGAAAGGACCTCACGATCGCCTCCGGCGTGATCCGCGGCGTCGCGTCGGACGGCATGCTGTGCTCGGCCGCCGAGCTCGGCCTGTCGGAGGAGCACGACGGCATCACGGAGCTGCCCGGTGACGCGCCGGTCGGCCGCGCCTACGGCGCCTACGCCGGCATGGACGACCCCGTGATCGACGTCGCGCTGACGCCGAACCGGCCCGACGCCGCCGGCGTCCGCGGCATCGCGCGGGACCTCGCCGCCCTGGGGCTCGGCCGCCTGAGGGACGAGGCGGCGCCGGCCGTCGAGGGCCGCTTCGCCCAGCCGGTCGCGCTGGAGCTCGACCTCGCGGCGGGCGACGAGCACCTGTGCCCCGCCTTCGCGCTGCGCCTCGTGCGCGGCGTGAGGAACGGGCCCTCGCCCGACTGGATGCGGCGGCGGCTCGCCGCCATCGGCCTGCGCCCCATCAACGCGCTGGTCGACATCACCAACTACATGACCTTCGACCGCGGCCGGCCCCTGCACGTCTTCGACGCCGCCAAGGTCCACGGCGCCATCACGGTGCGCCGCGCCCGGGAGGGCGAGTCGCTGCAGGCCCTGAACGGCCGCTCCTACGCGCTCGACCCCTCGGCGGTGGTGATCGCCGACGATCGGGGCGTCGAATCCATCGCCGGCATCATGGGCGGCGAGGCCTCGGGCTGCGGCGAGGATACGACGGACGTGCTGATCGAGAGCGCGCTGTGGGACACGACCAACGTGGCCCAGACGGGCCGCCGGCTGTCGCTGTCCTCCGACGCGCGCTACCGCTTCGAACGCGGCGTCGACCCGGCCTATACCGTGCCGGGGCTCGACCTCGCGACGCGGCTCGTGCTCGACATCTGCGGCGGCGAGCCCTCCGACGTGACGCTGGCCGGCGCCGTGCCGAAGCCGGACCACCGCATCGACTTCCCCCTGAGCGAGGTTCACCGGCTGACGGGGCTCGACCTCGAGCCCTCCGAGATGCAGCGCATCCTGGAGAAGCTCGGCTTCGACCTCGTCGGGCACCCCGACAATGCCGACCGGATCGTCGTGCGCGTGCCGTCGTGGCGGCCGGACGTTCACGGCAAGGCCGACCTCGTCGAGGAGATCGTCCGCATCGCCGGCCTCGACCGCGTCGAATCGCAGCCGCTGCCGCGCGAGCCCGGCGTGCCGCGCCCGGTGCTGACCCTGCTGCAGCGCCGCACGCGCCTCGCCAAGCGCGTGCTGGCCGGGGAGGGCCTGCTCGAAGCCGTCACCTGGAGCTTCGTGTCGGACGAGCAGGCCAAGCTGTTCGGCGGCGGCAAGCCGGAGCTCAGGCTCGCCAACCCCATCGCGGCCGACCTCAGCGCCATGCGGCCGAGCCTGCTGCCCGGCCTCATCGCGGGCGCCGGGCGCAACGCGGCGCGCGGGGCGGGCGACGTCGCCCTGTTCGAGGTCGGCCAGGTGTTCCTCGGCGACGGCGAGGTCGACCAGCGCGTGGTTGCTGCCGGCCTGCGCCGCGGCACCGCCAAGGCGGCCGGCGCGGGGCGGCACTGGACGGGAGCGGCCGGCGCCGTCGGCGTGTTCGACGCCAAGGCGGACGCGCTGGCGCTGATCGCCGCGCTGGGCGTCAACCCCGCCGCCGTGCAGGCGGTGCCGGGCGGGCCGGACTGGCTGCATCCCGGCCGCTCGCTCACCTTTCGCATGGGGCCGAAGAACACGGTCGGCTTCTGCGGCGAGGTCCACCCGGAGGTGCTGCGCGCGCTCGACGTCGCGGGCCCGCTCGCGGTCTTCGAGATCACCCTCGACGCCCTGCCGGCCCCCAAGGCGAGGCCCACCAAGGCGCGGCCGAAGCTCCTCCTGTCGGACCTCCAGCCGGTGGAGCGCGACTTCGCCTTCCTGGTCGACCGCGAGGTCGCCGCCGCCGACCTCGCCGGCGCGGCGCAGGGCGCCGACCGCGCGCTGGTGTCGGGCGTGTCGGTCTTCGACGTCTACGAGGGCAAGGGCGTGCCGGAGGGGCAGAAGTCCGTCGCCATCGCGGTGACGCTGCAGCCGAAGGATCGGACGCTGGCCGAGGCCGACCTCGACGCCGTGAGCAAGCGGGTGGTCGAGGCGGTGGCGAAGAAGACGGGCGGCACGCTCAGGGGCTGA